In Methanobacterium veterum, a single genomic region encodes these proteins:
- the ppsA gene encoding phosphoenolpyruvate synthase encodes MKLVEFFEELGKEDVDVAGGKGANLGELTNAGINVPPGFVITSETYDKFIKETGIFDEIMSILDAIDVNDTKELQGASARIKEIIMKAYVPDDIRTTIIEAYNALCQRIGKENAFVAIRSSATAEDLPEASFAGQQDTFLNIRGPEDVLIYVQKCWASLFESRAIFYREENNFDHSKVYIAVVVQEMVNAEKAGVMFTVHPSTGEEQILLEAAWGLGEAVVSGTVTPDTYWVDKKTGKVFNCNISEKNTMFTKDPEAGKTVQLDVPEDLKNKRVLSDEEIAALTKLGARIQEHYDFPQDTEWAMENGRVFMLQSRPITTLGMNNGTEAKEGAGEERTIITKGLGASPGMASGTVKIVKDTDELDKVGNGDILVTIMTTPDMVPAMKRANGIITDEGGVTCHAAIVSRELGISCVVGTGDATKILKENEMVTLDGNKGIVYKGKFEEAGKKEAAEEQPAAVAQAPILTVTEVKVNVSMPEAAKKAAATGADGVGLLRTEHMMLTSGVHPKKFINDGKEDELIKILVENVLKVADEFYPKPVWYRTLDAPTDEFISLEGGEGEPYEHNPMLGWRGIRRELDEPEILRAEFKAIKKLHEQGYTNIGIMIPLVQHPDELRRAKQIAEEVGLKPQKNIEFGIMVETPGAALIIEDFIAEGLDFVSFGTNDLTQYTLAIDRNNENVAKLYSEGHPAVLKLLVRVIKICNEAGVKTSICGQAGSMPKIVEKLVEAGIESVSANTDAVATVRETVARVEKKLVLKAARKMMSE; translated from the coding sequence ATGAAGCTTGTCGAATTTTTTGAAGAACTAGGTAAAGAGGATGTGGATGTTGCAGGTGGAAAAGGTGCAAACCTGGGAGAATTAACAAATGCCGGAATTAATGTACCTCCGGGATTTGTTATAACCTCTGAAACCTACGATAAATTTATAAAAGAAACAGGTATCTTTGATGAAATAATGAGCATTCTTGATGCTATAGATGTAAATGATACAAAAGAACTTCAAGGAGCTTCAGCAAGGATAAAAGAAATAATAATGAAAGCGTATGTACCTGATGACATACGAACAACTATAATTGAAGCTTATAATGCATTATGCCAGAGAATTGGTAAAGAAAATGCATTTGTTGCAATAAGGTCTTCTGCAACAGCAGAAGATCTTCCTGAAGCTTCATTTGCTGGACAACAAGATACATTCTTAAATATTAGGGGCCCAGAAGATGTCTTGATTTATGTGCAGAAATGCTGGGCATCTTTATTCGAATCCCGAGCTATTTTTTACAGGGAAGAAAATAATTTTGATCATTCCAAAGTTTATATTGCAGTAGTTGTTCAGGAAATGGTTAATGCCGAAAAAGCAGGCGTGATGTTTACAGTTCACCCATCAACTGGTGAAGAACAAATACTACTTGAAGCTGCATGGGGACTCGGAGAAGCAGTAGTATCTGGTACTGTTACACCTGATACATATTGGGTGGATAAGAAAACAGGAAAGGTCTTTAACTGTAATATAAGTGAAAAGAACACCATGTTTACAAAGGATCCTGAGGCTGGAAAGACAGTACAACTGGACGTTCCAGAAGATCTTAAAAACAAAAGGGTTCTAAGCGATGAAGAAATTGCAGCACTTACCAAGCTTGGTGCAAGGATTCAGGAACACTATGATTTCCCACAGGACACTGAATGGGCAATGGAAAACGGAAGAGTTTTCATGCTCCAGTCCAGACCTATAACTACACTCGGAATGAACAATGGAACCGAAGCAAAAGAAGGTGCTGGAGAAGAAAGGACAATAATCACCAAAGGATTAGGTGCAAGTCCTGGAATGGCTTCAGGTACTGTTAAAATAGTAAAAGACACAGATGAACTGGATAAAGTAGGAAACGGTGACATACTGGTTACAATCATGACAACACCTGATATGGTCCCTGCCATGAAAAGGGCAAACGGAATCATAACTGATGAAGGTGGAGTGACCTGCCACGCAGCAATTGTTTCAAGGGAACTTGGAATATCCTGTGTTGTTGGAACCGGAGACGCAACAAAAATCCTTAAAGAAAACGAGATGGTAACTCTCGATGGAAATAAAGGAATAGTTTACAAGGGCAAATTTGAGGAAGCAGGGAAAAAAGAAGCTGCTGAAGAACAACCTGCAGCCGTTGCACAGGCACCTATTTTAACTGTTACGGAAGTTAAAGTCAATGTCAGTATGCCTGAAGCAGCTAAAAAAGCAGCTGCAACCGGTGCAGATGGAGTAGGGCTTCTCAGAACTGAACACATGATGTTAACCTCTGGAGTACACCCTAAAAAGTTCATAAATGATGGAAAAGAGGATGAACTCATAAAAATCCTTGTGGAAAATGTTTTAAAAGTTGCAGACGAATTCTATCCAAAACCAGTTTGGTACAGGACTCTCGACGCACCTACAGATGAATTCATTTCTCTGGAAGGTGGAGAAGGCGAACCATACGAACATAACCCTATGCTCGGATGGAGAGGTATAAGAAGAGAACTGGACGAGCCTGAAATATTAAGGGCTGAATTCAAAGCAATTAAGAAACTTCATGAACAGGGCTACACCAACATTGGAATAATGATACCTCTAGTTCAACATCCTGATGAACTCAGAAGAGCTAAACAAATAGCTGAAGAAGTTGGACTTAAACCTCAAAAAAATATTGAGTTCGGTATCATGGTTGAAACACCTGGGGCAGCTCTTATAATTGAAGATTTCATTGCTGAAGGGCTTGACTTTGTAAGCTTTGGAACAAACGACCTTACTCAGTACACACTTGCTATTGACAGGAACAACGAAAACGTTGCAAAACTTTACTCTGAAGGACATCCCGCAGTTTTAAAACTCTTAGTTCGCGTTATAAAAATCTGTAACGAAGCAGGAGTTAAAACCAGTATCTGCGGACAGGCAGGAAGCATGCCTAAAATAGTTGAAAAACTTGTAGAAGCTGGAATTGAAAGCGTATCTGCAAATACAGACGCAGTTGCAACTGTAAGGGAAACAGTAGCGAGAGTAGAAAAGAAACTTGTCTTAAAAGCTGCAAGAAAAATGATGAGTGAATAA
- the mfnA gene encoding tyrosine decarboxylase MfnA, translated as MDKKGITKQEISEKLKEFKEEDMTYRSGRILGSMCTCPHEVGLEAYKMFLESNLGDSGLFKGTRKMEKEVIQMLGNLLGKEDVCGHIITGGTEANIMAMRAARNSSNIKDPEIIVPKSAHFSFKKAADMLCLKLREAELDENYRVDVNSVKELISDKTVAVVGIAGTTELGVIDPIEELSKLCLEENIYLHVDAAFGGFTIPFLGLSGRNLPKFDFSLEGVSSITIDPHKMGLAPIPTGGIIFRDRSYLESISTETPYLTDKEQFTIVGTRTGASTAATWALLKYFGKDGYCKIAKGCMEVTEYLAEGIKKSGFNLMVEPKLNLVAFDSNEIEIDTIVDELKEEGWAVSVSSYPRAIRIVVMPHVKMEHVKEFTDDLSKIHAKHVLNGVPQDDERETHLNLVDKTLQGK; from the coding sequence ATGGATAAAAAAGGAATCACAAAACAGGAAATATCTGAAAAACTCAAAGAATTCAAAGAGGAGGACATGACCTACAGATCAGGAAGAATTTTAGGTTCAATGTGCACATGTCCTCATGAAGTTGGCCTTGAAGCATATAAAATGTTTTTAGAGTCTAATCTAGGTGATTCCGGTTTATTTAAAGGTACCCGGAAGATGGAGAAAGAAGTAATCCAGATGCTCGGAAACCTTCTTGGTAAAGAAGATGTCTGTGGGCATATTATAACTGGCGGCACTGAAGCAAACATAATGGCAATGAGGGCGGCAAGAAATTCAAGCAACATTAAAGATCCGGAGATAATAGTTCCTAAGTCTGCTCATTTTTCCTTTAAAAAGGCGGCAGATATGCTGTGCTTAAAACTCAGGGAAGCGGAACTTGATGAAAATTATAGGGTAGATGTAAATTCTGTAAAAGAGCTTATATCTGACAAGACTGTGGCAGTGGTTGGTATTGCAGGAACAACTGAACTTGGAGTAATTGATCCTATAGAAGAGCTTTCCAAACTGTGCCTGGAAGAAAATATTTACCTGCACGTTGATGCGGCATTTGGAGGATTTACAATTCCATTTTTAGGTCTTAGTGGTCGTAATCTTCCTAAATTTGATTTTTCGCTTGAAGGAGTTTCTTCTATTACTATAGACCCTCATAAAATGGGCCTTGCCCCAATTCCAACTGGTGGAATTATCTTTAGAGATAGGAGCTACCTTGAAAGCATAAGCACTGAAACACCTTACCTTACAGATAAGGAACAGTTTACAATTGTGGGTACAAGAACAGGTGCATCTACCGCCGCAACATGGGCACTGCTCAAATACTTTGGAAAAGATGGGTACTGTAAGATTGCAAAAGGATGTATGGAAGTCACAGAATACCTGGCGGAAGGAATCAAAAAATCAGGCTTTAACTTAATGGTTGAGCCTAAATTGAACCTTGTTGCATTTGATTCAAATGAAATAGAGATTGATACTATTGTAGATGAACTTAAAGAAGAGGGATGGGCAGTTTCAGTATCATCTTACCCTAGGGCCATAAGAATTGTTGTAATGCCTCATGTTAAGATGGAACATGTCAAAGAATTTACAGATGACCTATCTAAGATTCATGCAAAGCATGTTTTAAATGGCGTGCCTCAAGATGATGAAAGAGAGACGCATTTAAACTTAGTTGATAAAACACTACAGGGTAAATAA
- a CDS encoding fumarate hydratase C-terminal domain-containing protein codes for MITKIIKTPATHDVIKDLKVGDRIEIRGKIYTGRDAALPKLIRSIKNGEKLIDIEGSAIMHTAVSDAGISPTTSNKEEIEESIPFLSEAGVKIHIGKGGLSEETIKALDKWGSIFVVTPPAAALLTSKVVSKQVVAFEEEGMEAIHELEVNGLPGIVAIAHGESIY; via the coding sequence ATGATCACAAAAATAATTAAAACTCCAGCAACTCATGATGTAATCAAGGATCTTAAAGTGGGAGACAGGATAGAAATACGCGGCAAAATCTACACCGGTAGGGATGCCGCACTCCCAAAATTGATTAGATCGATTAAAAACGGCGAAAAGCTAATTGATATCGAGGGTTCTGCTATAATGCACACTGCAGTAAGTGATGCTGGGATATCACCTACTACAAGTAACAAAGAAGAAATCGAGGAAAGTATTCCCTTTCTTTCAGAGGCAGGAGTAAAGATCCATATTGGAAAAGGGGGATTAAGCGAGGAAACAATTAAAGCACTTGATAAATGGGGGTCTATTTTTGTTGTAACCCCTCCTGCTGCCGCCCTTCTTACAAGTAAAGTGGTTTCAAAACAAGTGGTTGCATTTGAAGAAGAAGGAATGGAGGCAATTCACGAACTGGAAGTTAATGGGCTTCCGGGTATTGTTGCGATTGCGCATGGGGAGTCTATTTATTGA